In Natronoarchaeum philippinense, a single window of DNA contains:
- a CDS encoding DUF7108 family protein, producing MSELPTDVSEEAERLTRLAREAVDEDEAAAYRRRRASLLDNHEFTARIREDETGDVLVLHPEEWIEDGRIHPDRIEDTDRATEISLEGPGDPDEWDDVRDHNEAIAEQVRDAHGDVHGDNAAAFADFMQNHLAKPVESATGEEIQTFLSEYFPRNAWPSETQQAEIDRSIELVFETADARLPEF from the coding sequence ATGTCAGAGCTACCGACAGATGTCAGTGAGGAAGCAGAGCGCCTGACCAGACTCGCCCGGGAAGCCGTCGACGAGGACGAGGCGGCGGCCTACCGCCGCAGACGAGCGAGTCTGCTCGACAACCACGAGTTCACCGCCCGAATCCGCGAGGACGAGACGGGCGACGTGCTCGTGTTACATCCCGAGGAGTGGATCGAGGACGGCCGGATCCATCCCGATCGGATCGAGGACACCGATCGTGCGACCGAGATCTCACTCGAAGGCCCCGGCGACCCCGACGAGTGGGACGACGTGCGGGACCACAACGAGGCGATCGCCGAGCAGGTACGGGACGCACACGGCGACGTACACGGCGACAACGCCGCTGCGTTCGCCGATTTCATGCAGAACCATCTGGCCAAGCCGGTCGAATCGGCCACGGGTGAGGAAATCCAGACGTTTCTCAGCGAGTATTTCCCACGTAACGCGTGGCCGTCCGAAACGCAACAGGCCGAAATCGATCGGTCGATCGAACTCGTCTTCGAGACTGCAGACGCCCGACTCCCCGAGTTTTAG
- the rnhA gene encoding ribonuclease HI, translated as MPTIECDAERARERLLDAGVEVAEGNTDHERWRASRGDATAVAYDGKVVIQGANPQDIEAILREEGGRAHVYFDGASRGNPGPAAVGWAIVTSDGIVAEGGERIGETTNNRAEYEALVRALEMAADYGFDEVDVRGDSELIVKQVTGQWDTNDPGLRERRVKARELLDRFETWSLEHVPREINERADDLANEALDGE; from the coding sequence ATGCCGACGATCGAATGTGACGCCGAGCGCGCTCGGGAGCGGCTTCTCGACGCGGGCGTCGAGGTGGCCGAGGGCAACACCGACCACGAGCGATGGCGCGCCTCGCGGGGAGACGCCACGGCCGTCGCCTACGACGGCAAGGTCGTGATTCAGGGAGCAAATCCACAGGACATCGAGGCGATCCTGCGCGAGGAAGGCGGCCGGGCCCACGTCTATTTCGACGGGGCGAGCCGTGGCAACCCCGGCCCGGCGGCGGTCGGCTGGGCGATCGTCACCAGCGACGGCATCGTCGCGGAGGGCGGCGAGCGTATCGGTGAGACGACGAACAACCGCGCGGAGTACGAGGCGCTCGTGCGCGCGCTGGAGATGGCGGCCGACTACGGCTTCGACGAGGTCGACGTTCGGGGTGACTCGGAACTGATCGTCAAGCAGGTCACGGGCCAGTGGGACACGAACGATCCGGGACTCCGTGAGCGACGAGTCAAAGCGCGGGAACTGCTCGACCGATTCGAGACGTGGTCGCTCGAACACGTACCGCGGGAGATAAACGAGCGCGCCGACGACTTGGCAAACGAGGCGCTGGACGGCGAGTGA
- a CDS encoding transcription initiation factor IIB: MTRSTRQREREHETEQGEEEEEGVRECPECNSDNLVKSSDRGELVCNDCGLVVEEEKIDPGPEWRAFNHQERQEKSRVGAPTTQTMHDKGLTTTIDWKDKDAYGRSISSKKRSQMHRLRKWQERIRTKDAGERNLQFALSEIDRMASALGVPRSVREVASVIYRRALKEDLIRGRSIEGVATSALYAACRKEGIPRSLEEISEVSRVERKEIGRTYRYISQELGLEMKPVDPKKYVPRFCSELELSEEVQTKANEIIETTAEEGLLSGKSPTGYAAAAIYAASLLCNEKKTQREVADVAQVTEVTIRNRYQEQIEAMGIHS; this comes from the coding sequence ATGACACGGTCCACCCGCCAGCGGGAGCGCGAACACGAGACGGAGCAAGGAGAGGAGGAGGAAGAGGGGGTCCGGGAGTGTCCCGAGTGCAACTCCGATAACCTCGTTAAGAGCTCCGACAGGGGCGAACTCGTCTGTAACGACTGTGGCCTCGTGGTCGAAGAGGAGAAGATCGACCCCGGTCCAGAGTGGCGCGCATTCAACCATCAGGAGCGCCAAGAGAAGTCGCGCGTGGGCGCCCCGACCACGCAGACGATGCACGACAAAGGATTGACAACGACGATCGACTGGAAAGACAAGGACGCCTACGGTCGCTCTATCTCCTCGAAGAAGCGGAGTCAGATGCACCGGCTGCGCAAGTGGCAGGAGCGAATTCGGACCAAAGACGCCGGCGAGCGTAATCTACAGTTCGCGCTCAGCGAGATCGACCGGATGGCCTCCGCGCTGGGGGTCCCCCGCTCGGTACGCGAGGTCGCCTCGGTGATCTATCGGCGCGCGCTCAAAGAAGACCTCATCCGCGGGCGCTCGATCGAGGGCGTCGCCACGTCGGCGCTGTACGCCGCCTGTCGGAAAGAAGGCATCCCGCGCAGTCTCGAAGAGATTTCGGAGGTCTCCCGGGTCGAGCGAAAGGAGATCGGCCGAACGTATCGCTACATCTCCCAAGAACTCGGCCTCGAGATGAAACCCGTCGACCCCAAAAAGTACGTCCCGCGCTTTTGCTCTGAACTCGAACTCTCCGAAGAGGTCCAGACGAAGGCCAACGAAATCATCGAGACGACGGCCGAGGAAGGACTACTCTCGGGCAAGTCCCCGACCGGCTACGCAGCCGCCGCCATCTACGCCGCCTCGCTGCTGTGCAACGAGAAAAAGACCCAACGCGAAGTCGCTGACGTTGCTCAGGTGACGGAAGTCACGATCCGGAACCGCTATCAAGAGCAGATCGAGGCGATGGGCATCCACAGTTAA